TGGGGAATCAACAAGGTTTCTTCAGGATCTAGCGAAAAAATATAACATGGTCATTGTTAATCCTATCCTTGAGAGGGATGTAAATCATGGGGAGACGATCTGGAATACTGCCGTTATTATAGGCAATCATGGCAATATTATAGGCAAGCATCGAAAGGTAAGTGTAAATGTTGCAGACCCCTATGTTTGATGCATCCCATTTTGACTTGTCATATTGAAAAACTTGATAATGGTACACTTGGCAGAACCACATCCCCAGAGttggagatttcaatgaaaGCACATACTATATGGAAGGAAATACTGGCCATCCTGTGTTTGAGACTGCTTATGGAAAGATCGCTGTCAATATATGTTATGGGAGGCACCATCCTCTGAATTGGTTAGCGTTTGGCTTGAATGGTGCTGAGATTGTGTTCAACCCTTCTGCAACTGTTGGTGAACTTAGCGAACCCATGTGGCCAATTGAGGTACTTGCAAAACCCTACTTATGCTTGATTTATTGAACCTGTGCTATGAACTTATATTGGTCATTGTGATTTGTTGATAATTTGTCGCCTCAGTTAACCTAACTTTGTTCATGTAAATTCAATTTACAGGCGCGAAATGCTGCCATTGCCAACAGTTATTTTGTCGGATCAATTAACCGGGTAGGAACAGAAACATTCCCAATCCGTTCACATCAGGTGATGGGAAGCCACAGCACGCAGATTTTGGGCACTTCTATGGATCCAGTCACTTTTCAGCCCCAGATGCCTCCTGCACACCATCACTGTCCCGTCACAGAGATGGATTGCTGGTCTCAGACATGGATCTCAACCTCTGCAGGCAGCTGAAAGACAAGTGGGGGTTCAGGATGACTGCTCGGTACGAGCTCTATGCCGATATCCTTGCTCAGTACTTGAAGCCGGAGTTTGAACCCCAGGTCATATCTGATCCCTTGCTGCAAAAGAAGTCCTATTAAGTTCTTGATTCACAATACTCTGTATATTCGGGGATGACTTTATCAAAACAATGTCTGGACCTTCGGCACACGTGATGTCTGTACATATGGGAATTGGAAATGGATAATTCAATAATCTTCTCTTTCAGATCACTCTTGCATTAAAATGAATCCGAAGGGAACTTGGATCATTCAAATGAACTTGCTTTCAACTGGTGTATTCACCTGTGCATGAACTATTATAACTAAATTATGTACTTGCGAAATTCATTGCCTAAACTAAGGACAACCCAGGGAGTTTAACTCTGTCCGTATTGTCAATGTTGATTAAGCTTGACAGGCTTCGATGTTACAAATTGCAAATTGGGTTTGGTCAAGGAAAAAGGACAACCCAGAGAGTTTGCTAAGCTTTTTTAGAGCAAAAAGCTACCTACGGAAagagtgaaattttttaaaattttcttagaTCTAAACAGAACCATTGACAAGATAGTGTCATTCATGTCTCAAAACTTTAAAATCAATAGATTGACATTTGAATGACATGGCATGGTTTTGTCTTTCAATTTCACTATGGTGGACTTAATTATATTCCCACAACATTTCACATTCACATAAAGTTTCGAATCACAAAAAGCACGATCTTGGTGTgatatatgcaaaaaaaaaaagagaagaccaTAGAAATTATTTGAGAAACTCAAATCTGACCAATAGAAACTTCAACTAGAAGGGACCACGCATCTTACAGGAATTAACATTCCTAGACTGTACATCAGATACATCTCAAACTATGAGAAATACTAGACATTTGAGGAAATTATACTAATCCTCCAACGAAATCACATGACGATCTTTTATCGGGTGTCGATTATTCAATACATGATGTACACTTGTTTCGACATCCAATAAAAGACACCCACGTGGTCTATGCAGAGAGTCTTAGCAAGATTTCTCAATTCCAATTACATGTTGGCCTACCAGGACGAgcatatgcacgatggcatgacCAATCTGTGAAACTCTAGTTGGACATTTTCGGCGACGGGCGGGAGACTGGGCCCGCCGTGGTCCTGAACTCGACCACCTCC
This Eucalyptus grandis isolate ANBG69807.140 chromosome 7, ASM1654582v1, whole genome shotgun sequence DNA region includes the following protein-coding sequences:
- the LOC104452857 gene encoding LOW QUALITY PROTEIN: beta-ureidopropionase (The sequence of the model RefSeq protein was modified relative to this genomic sequence to represent the inferred CDS: inserted 1 base in 1 codon), whose translation is MDTTHNGQAKEEAAAAAAAAAAAVRDGSVCGYESLDRLLRDNLRPEVFQEVSRLLIGLNCGRTLEVVPLADSAKALSSECDFDIQAFRFTADKEVLREPRVVRVGLIQNSIVLPTTAPFLDQKRAIHQKVKPMIDAAGASGVNILCLQEAWTMPFAFCTREKRWCEFAEPVDGESTRFLQDLAKKYNMVIVNPILERDVNHGETIWNTAVIIGNHGNIIGKHRKNHIPRVGDFNESTYYMEGNTGHPVFETAYGKIAVNICYGRHHPLNWLAFGLNGAEIVFNPSATVGELSEPMWPIEARNAAIANSYFVGSINRVGTEXIPNPFTSGDGKPQHADFGHFYGSSHFSAPDASCTPSLSRHRDGLLVSDMDLNLCRQLKDKWGFRMTARYELYADILAQYLKPEFEPQVISDPLLQKKSY